Proteins encoded by one window of Cylindrospermum stagnale PCC 7417:
- a CDS encoding arylsulfatase, whose amino-acid sequence MSLREYKPGNTFPGVIGRTVDKSSPTWPEPLRAKEGTPNVLFIVFDDTGFGQFGCYGSPIKTPNLDALAANGLRYNNLHTTALCSPTRSCLLTGRNHHSNAMSCITEGSTGYPGGNGNIPFENGFLSEILLQKGYNTYAIGKWHLTPADQISAAGPYDRWPLGRGFERFYGFLGGETHQYYPDLVYDNHTVNPEKTPAEGYHLTEDLADKAISFIADAKQIAPNKPFFMYFCPGAMHAPHHVPKEWADAYTGQFDDGWEAYREKVFARQQEMGIVPANAELSRHDPDVPHWDSLSAAEKRLYARMMEVYAGFLTHTDYHIGRLLDFLKSIGEFENTVIMVISDNGASSEGGPTGSVNENLFFNNVPESLEENLKALDKLGSPETFNHYAWGWTWAGNTPFRRWKRETYRGGISDPLIVHWNQGIEAKGEIRTQYAHAIDLVPTVLELLEIEPPTTIKGVTQSPIEGVSFAHTFNHSAVPTKHLTQYFEMMGHRSLYYDGWRAVCPWPGPSFTEAGQFFGAAISAETLTDLDTHHWELYHVASDFAENHNIAADNRPKLIEMIATWYVEAGKYNVLPVDGRGTQRFAEERPQIAVNRSRYTYYPDTQAIPANSAVRVLNRPHSITADVEIPSGGAEGVLLAHGGNDSGYSFYVQNGKLHWVHNYVGRSLYHVESGSSVPAGRHQLRFEFKVTGQPDLAKGKGTPGRAQLYIDEKLVGQVDVPVTTPLALGLTSGVTCGIAPGAPVTPDYEPPFKFTGKIHSVIVDVSGDLIQDQEAEMRTIMARQ is encoded by the coding sequence CTTTCCCTGGTGTCATAGGACGAACCGTTGATAAATCCAGTCCAACTTGGCCAGAACCGTTGCGAGCCAAAGAAGGTACACCAAACGTCCTATTTATCGTTTTCGATGATACAGGTTTTGGACAATTTGGATGTTACGGAAGTCCCATCAAAACACCCAACCTAGACGCACTAGCTGCCAATGGTTTGCGCTACAACAATCTACATACGACGGCGTTGTGTTCACCCACCCGTTCTTGCCTTCTAACTGGGCGCAATCACCATTCTAACGCCATGTCCTGCATTACAGAAGGGTCTACGGGTTATCCAGGTGGTAATGGGAATATTCCCTTTGAGAATGGGTTTCTCTCAGAGATATTACTACAGAAGGGTTATAACACTTATGCGATCGGCAAATGGCATTTAACGCCCGCAGACCAGATATCTGCGGCCGGCCCCTATGATCGCTGGCCTCTCGGTCGCGGTTTTGAACGTTTTTATGGTTTTTTGGGCGGAGAAACCCACCAGTATTATCCAGATTTGGTTTATGATAACCACACCGTCAACCCAGAAAAGACCCCCGCCGAAGGCTACCATTTAACCGAAGATTTAGCAGACAAGGCCATTAGCTTTATCGCTGATGCCAAGCAAATTGCCCCGAATAAACCCTTTTTCATGTATTTCTGTCCTGGTGCGATGCACGCCCCTCATCATGTCCCCAAAGAATGGGCTGATGCCTACACAGGACAGTTTGATGATGGTTGGGAAGCTTACAGGGAGAAGGTTTTTGCCCGTCAGCAAGAAATGGGTATCGTCCCCGCTAATGCCGAACTCTCCCGCCATGATCCCGATGTCCCGCACTGGGATTCCCTCTCAGCCGCAGAAAAACGGCTTTATGCCCGGATGATGGAAGTATATGCTGGTTTTTTAACCCATACTGATTACCACATCGGTCGTTTACTCGATTTCCTTAAATCTATCGGTGAGTTCGAGAATACTGTAATTATGGTGATTTCGGACAATGGCGCAAGTTCGGAAGGGGGACCAACTGGTTCAGTGAATGAGAACCTCTTTTTTAACAATGTGCCAGAATCCCTAGAGGAAAATCTCAAGGCACTAGATAAGCTAGGCAGTCCAGAAACTTTTAACCATTATGCTTGGGGCTGGACTTGGGCAGGTAATACGCCTTTCCGTCGTTGGAAACGGGAAACCTATCGGGGTGGAATCAGCGACCCTTTAATTGTCCATTGGAATCAAGGCATTGAGGCAAAAGGTGAAATCCGTACTCAGTACGCCCATGCTATTGACCTAGTGCCGACGGTGCTGGAATTACTGGAAATTGAACCACCGACAACGATTAAGGGTGTGACTCAATCTCCCATTGAAGGTGTCAGTTTTGCCCACACTTTTAATCATAGTGCCGTACCCACTAAACACCTTACCCAGTATTTCGAGATGATGGGACATCGCTCTCTCTACTATGATGGTTGGCGGGCGGTTTGTCCTTGGCCCGGTCCGTCATTTACAGAAGCAGGACAGTTTTTTGGTGCGGCAATTTCGGCGGAAACTCTGACGGATTTGGATACTCATCATTGGGAACTGTATCATGTTGCCTCAGATTTTGCGGAAAATCACAATATTGCGGCTGACAACCGCCCCAAGTTGATTGAGATGATTGCTACTTGGTATGTTGAGGCGGGTAAGTATAATGTATTGCCTGTGGATGGACGTGGTACGCAGCGATTTGCGGAAGAACGCCCGCAAATTGCCGTCAATCGTAGCCGCTATACTTACTATCCTGACACTCAGGCAATCCCAGCTAATAGTGCGGTGAGAGTGTTAAATCGTCCCCACAGTATTACGGCTGACGTGGAGATTCCCTCAGGTGGGGCCGAAGGGGTATTACTGGCTCACGGGGGCAATGATAGTGGCTATTCTTTCTATGTCCAAAATGGCAAACTGCACTGGGTTCATAACTATGTGGGGCGATCGCTATATCATGTTGAATCTGGGTCATCTGTGCCGGCAGGTCGTCACCAGTTGCGCTTTGAGTTTAAAGTCACGGGTCAACCAGATTTAGCCAAGGGGAAAGGAACGCCAGGACGCGCCCAACTGTATATTGATGAGAAATTGGTCGGGCAAGTTGATGTGCCTGTAACTACTCCCTTAGCACTAGGTTTGACCAGTGGTGTAACCTGTGGAATTGCCCCTGGTGCGCCTGTAACACCCGATTATGAGCCGCCTTTTAAGTTTACGGGCAAGATTCATAGTGTGATAGTGGATGTTAGTGGAGATTTGATTCAAGATCAGGAAGCTGAAATGCGTACCATTATGGCACGACAGTAG
- a CDS encoding transporter substrate-binding domain-containing protein, with translation MLIAIASRFRQVMAGWNRFITYFYRHHSKNQRRHSLTPHICLALVAGLLVLLLVGHPVIAQTPQPTQPLIVATRAIPPFVFTDKGQLAGFSIDLWRSIASQLGVQSKFSEYSTVVDLLSAVKNGTANLGISAISITAERQQNFDFSLPMFAAGLQILVRNPEANSGGVPNILQIFFSAAFLQLIVVALVLIVISAHIIWLFERRHEDGMIAKAYFPGIFKAYWWAAATLATQADEMPKGPLGRLIAIIWMFIGVLFVTYFTAIATTSLTVQQLQGDIKSVSDLPGKVVATTSGSTAAAFLRERKISALEVPNIDQAYKALLQKKADAVVFDAPVILFYAANEGKGKVEVVGSIFREENYGIVLPNNSPYRKQINSALLSLKEDGTYQTLYDKWFKAKE, from the coding sequence ATGTTAATTGCGATCGCTAGTAGATTTCGCCAAGTCATGGCAGGGTGGAACAGATTTATTACCTACTTTTACAGGCATCACAGTAAAAACCAACGCAGGCATTCCCTGACACCGCATATTTGCCTGGCATTAGTCGCTGGGCTTCTAGTACTATTGCTCGTAGGGCATCCAGTAATCGCCCAAACACCCCAACCAACACAACCATTAATAGTAGCAACGCGAGCCATACCCCCCTTTGTGTTTACAGACAAAGGTCAGCTAGCAGGTTTTAGTATTGACCTTTGGCGCAGTATCGCCAGCCAGCTAGGTGTGCAGTCTAAGTTTAGTGAATATTCAACCGTGGTGGATTTGCTCTCTGCTGTGAAGAACGGCACAGCTAATTTGGGAATTTCTGCCATTTCAATTACAGCCGAACGACAGCAGAATTTTGATTTCTCCTTACCGATGTTTGCAGCAGGGCTTCAGATTCTAGTCCGAAACCCAGAGGCAAACAGCGGTGGTGTCCCCAATATTTTACAGATATTTTTCTCAGCTGCCTTCTTGCAGCTAATTGTGGTGGCGTTGGTGCTAATTGTTATCTCTGCTCACATCATTTGGTTATTTGAGCGCCGACACGAAGACGGAATGATTGCCAAAGCATACTTTCCTGGCATTTTTAAAGCTTATTGGTGGGCAGCTGCCACATTGGCAACCCAAGCAGACGAAATGCCCAAAGGCCCACTCGGTAGGCTAATAGCGATTATCTGGATGTTTATCGGAGTTCTGTTTGTCACCTACTTTACAGCGATCGCAACCACTTCTCTAACTGTGCAGCAGCTTCAGGGAGATATCAAAAGTGTCAGCGATCTCCCCGGCAAAGTCGTGGCAACAACATCTGGCAGCACAGCAGCGGCATTCCTGCGAGAACGCAAGATTTCTGCCCTAGAAGTCCCGAATATTGACCAAGCTTACAAAGCTCTATTGCAGAAAAAAGCTGATGCTGTGGTATTTGACGCTCCCGTAATCCTCTTTTATGCCGCCAATGAAGGTAAAGGGAAGGTAGAAGTTGTTGGCAGTATCTTCCGTGAAGAAAACTACGGCATTGTCCTGCCTAATAACAGTCCTTACCGCAAACAAATCAATAGTGCATTGCTGAGTCTGAAAGAAGATGGCACTTATCAAACGTTGTACGATAAGTGGTTTAAAGCTAAAGAATAG